GTCGGGAGGCGCTCGATGCTGGAGGCGCCGAAGAACCCGACGACGCCCTCGGTGTTGTTCAGGACGTACCTGGCGTCGTCGGGCCAGGCGATCGGGCCGCCGTGACAGATCACCATGACGTCCTCGTTGATCTCCTTGGCGGCATCGTGATGTGTCTGGACGCGCTCGGCGGCGGCTTCGAGGTCCAGCGCGGTCTCGGCACCGATGTCTCCCGAGGTCGTCAGACCCATGTGCGAGACGATCACGTCCGCCCCCGCTTCGGCCATCTCGCGGGCCTGTTCCTCCGTGAAGACGTACGGGCAGGTGAGCATGTCCTGCTCGGCGGCCTCTTGGATCATGTCGACTTCCTTGTCGTAGCCCATCCCCGTCTCCTCGAGGTTCTGCCTGAACCCGCTATCCTCGTCGATGAGGCCCACTGTCGGAAAGTTCTGGACGCCCGAGAACCCGCGCCGTTTCAGGTCCTCGATGAAGACGTCCATCTGCCGGAAGGGGTCGGTCCCGTTGACGCCCGCGAGCACGGGCGTGTCCTCGACGACCGGGATGACCTCGTGACCCATCTCGACGACGATCTCGTTGGCGTCACCGTAGGGCAACAGCCCGGCCAACGACCCGCGACCGTTCATCCGGTAGCGCCCGGAATTATAGATGATCAGCAGATCGACGCCGCCACGCTCGGCGAACTTCGCCGATATTCCCGTCCCCGCACCCGCACCGATGATCGGGTCGCCGTGCGATACCGTTTCCTGTAGCCGGTCGAGCGACTCCTGACGTGTGAACTCCATGTGTCATGTATTACCGTCACATCCCACTGTCATCAAATTTTTGATAACTTCGGCGCATCACGAGATTGTGAAATATTAACCATTATTGTTCCCAGCGACCGGGAGTTCGGCCCGTCAATTTATTGTGTGGCCCCCTGAGAGGATACCTGCAATGTCAGACGAAGTCGTTGATTTGCTCAGACAGGCGTACGCCGATGAGGTCGAGACCGTGATGAACTACCTCGCGAACGCGATTTATCTGGAGACGTTCGACGGCGAGGACATCGCCGAGGACCTGATGGAAGACGTCGAAGAGGAACTGGGACACGCCGAGGAACTGGGCTATCGGCTCCGCTACTACGGAGAGGTGCCACCGGCGTCGATGGACATCGAACCGGCACAGGACATGCTCCAGCCCCCCGAAGACAGCACTGACGTTGAGGCAGTCATCGACGGTGTCATCGAAGCCGAAGAAGAGGCGATCGGAACCTACGAGGCGCTGGTCGAAGCGGCAGAGGAAGCCAACGATTACGTCACCGCCGACCTGGCGACGGAACTGCTCGCCGATGAGCAGGCACACAAGGCGGCGTTCCTCAGCATCAAGAAGTCCTTCTAGGTCGCGCGGCCACTACCTCTTTCCCGGACGAGGGCGTACTCGCTGCCGATGACTTCCCCCGCTGTTCGCGCTGTGTTCGTCGCTGCGGTCTTGCTGGGCGGCGTCGCAGCCGGTCCCGCCCTCGCCGGCGACGATGCGCGCGCGGAACTCGGTGCGGAAACGTTCGCCCAGAGCGACCTCGACCCGGATAACATCGTCCTCGATCTACGTCTCGAGCCGGACGGCACCGCGGTCTGGTCGGTCTCCTATCGGGTTGAACTCGCGACGGACAACGAGACGGCGGCCTTCGAGCAACTCCAGGCCGATATCGCGGACAACACCACGACCTACACCGCGGCCTTCCGCGACCGCATGGAGCGCACTGCACGGACTGCCGAGAACGCTACGGGCCGGTCGATGGCGATCGAGAACCTCTCGGTGTCGACGAGCGTCGAAAGCCTCCAGCAGTACGGAACTGTCACCTATCGGTTCTCCTGGACCGATTTCGCTGCGATCGACGGTGAGACGGTTCGTGCCGGCGACGCTCTCGGCGGGTTCTTCCTCGAAGAAGACAGTCGGCTCGTGATCAGCTGGCCCAACGGCTACAGTGCCGACACCGTCTCACCGACGCCCGACGACCGACGCGACCGGACCGCAGTCTGGGAGGGTCCGATCGAGTTCGGTCCCGACGGACCGCAGGTCGTCGCCAGCCCTGCCTCCTCGTTCCCGACGCTGGCTGTCGGTGCCGTTGCCGTCCTCTTCGTGATGGGCGTTGCCGCAGGCCTGTGGTGGCGAGCGCGCGACGGTGAACCGACAGGCGACGTCGAAGCCGCGGACGCCGCGCCCGAAGGCGCCAGCGACGCCGGCGCGACAGCCGACTCCGGGCCGGACGAAGAACTGTTGAGTAACGAAGAACGGGTCCTGCGACTGCTCGACGACCGGGACGGACGCGTCAAGCAGCAGGAGGTCGCCGCCGAGTTCGACTGGACCGACGCGAAGACCAGCCAGGTCGTCAAGACCCTCCGTGAGGACGGCCGCGTCGAGGTCTTCCGACTCGGCCGCGAGAACGTCCTCGTCGATCCCGAGGAGAGCGAGTTATAAATATTTCGTTCGTTCACGTCGGGTTTCACTTGAGATCGGGTGGCTGCGACGGGATAGAAATCCGCTTAATCCCGCTTAATCGGGGGAAGAGGTGTGCTGTTTATAGGTGTCTGTAGCGTCAAGTGGTGGGTACGATGCGTTCACTACCGACCCGAGTGGCGCTGGTGGTCGTCGTCGCGGCACTGTTCGTAACGCCGGCGGCGGCACTGTCGCTCTCGGGAACGAATCAATCCGCCCCACAGACGACCGCCGACGACTCGATCGCTCCGGGTGCTCAACTCGCCGGCGTCGTCGCCGTCGGACAGACCGAAATCGACGGCGCGGTCGAGGGGCGAGCCTTCGGTCAGATGATCGCCGCCGCCGAGAGCAACGCGAGCAAGGCAGCCGTCGTCGCTGACCGGTTGCCCGCCATGACCGACCGTCTCGACGACCTCCGCCAGCAGCGCGAGGAACTCCGGACGGCCTACGAGAACGGCACGCTCGACCGTGACACGTACCGAGCGAAGATGGTGGCTCTCGCCTCCCGTATCCAGCAGATCGAACACCGACTCAATCAGAGCCGCGCTGTTGCTGGTGCGTTGCCCGAACAGGCACGTTCCGCTGCCGGGCTCGATATCGACAGGGTCGACCGCCTCCGCGAGCAGGCCGGCGAGATGCGCGGCGGGGAAATCGCCGAGATCGCACGCGGAATTGCCGGCCCCAACGTCGGTATGGGCATCCCCGACAGCCCCGGTGGTCCACCGGCCGGTGTCCCGGGGAACTGGAGCGGCGGCCCCGGCGGACCTGGCGACCCCGGTCCGCCGAGCGACGACTCGCGCCCGAATCGGTGACGGCACCTTCGAAATTCGTCTGATAGTGACCGTTGTAACGATTTACCGGGCGACCGCACGACTCCGTGCGGTCGATCCCGAAAGGACGTACAACGGTCACTATCTTGATTCAGCGTGAGAATCCCCCCCTTCCCGTGAGGGACGGGTGTTCCGACGCTTAGTCGGAACCGAGGACCGAACAGGGCGGGCGTGAATCGCGTACGCTCCGTTACCCAGCCGACAGTGTTTCTCCCGGCAGGATATTCCACGCTGACCCGTAACAATTAAATCATTATACTGTCATAGGCTATGTATAGTGAATCTGGTCACGACACGCACCATTACAGCGGCACTCACAAATGATCGTGAGGGTGTCGTGTGCGACCTTGATTCACTCGCTCGTTCCGGCAGTAAAATCTGGAACGTTGCTCGGTGGACCGCTGACCGTATCTGGGACGAAACCGGTGACATACCCGATGAAGGACCGCTCAAGTCCTATATGAAGAACCAGCCGTGCTGGAAAGATTTGAACGCCCAATCAAGCCAGGCAATCGTAGAAGAATTGGCTGGCGCTTTCCAGTCCTGGTTCGAACAAGACAACCCAAACGCCAACCCACCGGGCTACCGCAAGCACGGTGAAGAACGCCCACGCTCAACAATCACGTTCAAAGAAGATGGCTTCAAACTCGATACGAAACACCAGCAAGTCCGCCTCTCGAAAGGGCAAAACCTGAAAGACGGGTGGAGCGACTTCATCCTCTGCGAATACGATACCGGTCCAGACGCAGACCTGACTGCCGTCGAAGACGTACAACAAGTCCGCATCGTCTGGGACGGTGAGCAGTGGGAACTACACTTCGTCTGTAAAGTCGCTATTGATACCGCTGACTCAACTGGTGAAAAGACGGCTGGCGTTGACCTCGGTATCTGCAACACTGCGGCTGTCTCTGTTGGTGACGAGACCTTGTTGTATCCCGGCAATGCCCTGAAAGAAGACGCCCACTACTTTCGCCAGGAAGAATATGACACAGAAGGTGAAAACGGTCCAAGCGCCCACGCTGAGTGGGCACGCCGAAAGAAATCCCGGCGACAAACTCACTACCTGCACGCACTGTCGAAAGACATCGTGGAGCAATGTGCAGACCGGGGCGTGGAGACGATAGCTGTTGGGCACCCGAAGAACATCCGCGAAGATGAAGACTGGGGACGGCACGGGAACAAGCGCCTGCATGACTGGGCGTTTGAAACCGTGCTGAGTCACATTGAGTACAAGGCCGAAGAACGTGGTATTGAGGTGGAACGAGTTGACGAGTACGAGTTGGCCACGTCGATAACCTGCTGTGCGTGCGGGGTGAAAGCCGATTCGAATCGTGTCGAGCGTGGCTTGTACGTGTGTGAAAACTGCGAGTTAGTGGCGAACAGCGACCTGAATGCAGCGGAGAATATGCGTGCGACGGTAACTCCGAATCCTGCTGAGGATAGGAGTAACGGCTGTCTGGCCCAGCCATCGGTGCGCCTGTTCGACAAATCCACGGGGCGAGTCGCCCCTCAAGAACAGGTCTGCCCGTAGACCAGCAAATATCCCAACGCTTGCGGTGCGGTTCGGGAAGCCCCGTCGTCGTCGGGTGGTTCGAGAGAGCGAAGCTCTCTCGTCATCACGAAAGGCGCTCGCGCCTTTCGAACGACTACGCCCGACTGCCTGAGGGATCTTCGATCCCTCTCCGTTCACGACGGGGAGGAGGTCACGACCGCTTTGGACAACAGCATCACCACTCTTACAGCCGAGTCTGATCCCAGGTGTATTAGAATATTTATTCGATAATATGAAGGCGTGGAGTTGCGATGACAGCCGCAATTTTGGGGAATCAGAATTCGCTCAGGGAGGCGTGACTGGTGTTATGATCGGGAAAAACGTTATTTTCTAGTTCTTCGACCGTCGTTTCAAAGACCTGCTTCGCGTTCTCGTTCAAGTCGCCAAGAACCGCCTCTCGACCAAGACCGGCTGCCCCGATTCCAACACTTCCTGACCCAGCCAGCGGGTCAAACACTTTGTCCCCTGGCTCGGTAAAGTGCTCGAGTAAGACGCCCACGACTTCCAGTGGCAATCGCGTCGGATACTTTGGCATCTCTTTCAAGTAATTCCGTTTGATGTCCAGAACAGACAGGTTCGCTTCGCCTTCCTGACAGTGGTCGAACGAACACTCGTTCGAATAAAACCAGTCGTCGCCCTTCACCATCCAAAACAATTCGTACACGTTGTGTGCGGGGCGTTTCTTGCAATACGGGGCGAAGTTATACGCCCAGTATAGTTTTCCCTCTAACCGCCACGTGTCGTGGTCAAGCACCATCTGGTGGAGCAAGTGACTGTTGTCTTTCCCGGAGAACACGATCGCCTGGCCGTTTG
This window of the Halapricum desulfuricans genome carries:
- a CDS encoding phosphoenolpyruvate hydrolase family protein, with amino-acid sequence MEFTRQESLDRLQETVSHGDPIIGAGAGTGISAKFAERGGVDLLIIYNSGRYRMNGRGSLAGLLPYGDANEIVVEMGHEVIPVVEDTPVLAGVNGTDPFRQMDVFIEDLKRRGFSGVQNFPTVGLIDEDSGFRQNLEETGMGYDKEVDMIQEAAEQDMLTCPYVFTEEQAREMAEAGADVIVSHMGLTTSGDIGAETALDLEAAAERVQTHHDAAKEINEDVMVICHGGPIAWPDDARYVLNNTEGVVGFFGASSIERLPTEEAIENQAREFKEIDL
- a CDS encoding ferritin-like domain-containing protein, translated to MSDEVVDLLRQAYADEVETVMNYLANAIYLETFDGEDIAEDLMEDVEEELGHAEELGYRLRYYGEVPPASMDIEPAQDMLQPPEDSTDVEAVIDGVIEAEEEAIGTYEALVEAAEEANDYVTADLATELLADEQAHKAAFLSIKKSF
- a CDS encoding helix-turn-helix transcriptional regulator, translating into MTSPAVRAVFVAAVLLGGVAAGPALAGDDARAELGAETFAQSDLDPDNIVLDLRLEPDGTAVWSVSYRVELATDNETAAFEQLQADIADNTTTYTAAFRDRMERTARTAENATGRSMAIENLSVSTSVESLQQYGTVTYRFSWTDFAAIDGETVRAGDALGGFFLEEDSRLVISWPNGYSADTVSPTPDDRRDRTAVWEGPIEFGPDGPQVVASPASSFPTLAVGAVAVLFVMGVAAGLWWRARDGEPTGDVEAADAAPEGASDAGATADSGPDEELLSNEERVLRLLDDRDGRVKQQEVAAEFDWTDAKTSQVVKTLREDGRVEVFRLGRENVLVDPEESEL
- a CDS encoding RNA-guided endonuclease InsQ/TnpB family protein, which translates into the protein MVNLVTTRTITAALTNDREGVVCDLDSLARSGSKIWNVARWTADRIWDETGDIPDEGPLKSYMKNQPCWKDLNAQSSQAIVEELAGAFQSWFEQDNPNANPPGYRKHGEERPRSTITFKEDGFKLDTKHQQVRLSKGQNLKDGWSDFILCEYDTGPDADLTAVEDVQQVRIVWDGEQWELHFVCKVAIDTADSTGEKTAGVDLGICNTAAVSVGDETLLYPGNALKEDAHYFRQEEYDTEGENGPSAHAEWARRKKSRRQTHYLHALSKDIVEQCADRGVETIAVGHPKNIREDEDWGRHGNKRLHDWAFETVLSHIEYKAEERGIEVERVDEYELATSITCCACGVKADSNRVERGLYVCENCELVANSDLNAAENMRATVTPNPAEDRSNGCLAQPSVRLFDKSTGRVAPQEQVCP
- a CDS encoding DNA methyltransferase; amino-acid sequence: MSDVSSAKSRGDLVYELQDMEEWSDVDADIAITDPPFGLEFDGKAGNYNRDVSRVVDGYVEWETNEYSDKINQLLDVLARNTNANGQAIVFSGKDNSHLLHQMVLDHDTWRLEGKLYWAYNFAPYCKKRPAHNVYELFWMVKGDDWFYSNECSFDHCQEGEANLSVLDIKRNYLKEMPKYPTRLPLEVVGVLLEHFTEPGDKVFDPLAGSGSVGIGAAGLGREAVLGDLNENAKQVFETTVEELENNVFPDHNTSHASLSEF